The Mesorhizobium sp. M1D.F.Ca.ET.043.01.1.1 genome contains a region encoding:
- a CDS encoding hydantoinase/oxoprolinase family protein — protein sequence MNEKFSASAGSVVAGIDVGGTFTDLLLIDGKAGGKVHIAKTPTTVENQAFGVVSALGATGFPVDGIDLIVHGTTTTTNAVLERRLARTGMITTRGFRDVIELGRRTRPQAYGMTGTFVPVIPRDLRLEVSERVEASGAVRVPLDETEMRDALKRLLAAGCESLVIHFLHSYANPAHERRAAEIAAEFWPNGHITTGHALLSEAREFERGVTAAVNASVQPILERYVERLRKELAAKGYARDFLIMNGNGGMISARFVTLESAKTVMSGPASGVIAAAYTGKRAGFGNLVTYDMGGTSTDVALIRNAEPAVSNEIEIEYAMPIHVPMVAVHTVGAGGGSIARVDAAGLIQIGPESAGANPGPICYGRGGTEPTITDANLVLGRLAPKKLLAVDNPVTVESVTSIFEDRIGKRTGLSGVEAAGAILRLGNMKMAGAIRMVSVSRGHDPRDFALFAFGGAGPLHATALARELGLPKVLVPARPGITNALGCVVADMRHDFVNTINMPVGGLDEAALREVLERHRNEGEALIAKEAVKPDAIRVTHSADMQFVGQTHIINVPLPSSSVSRETLQQLFEKAYFARFKVELPEIRANLVNLNTSVTGVRPQIDLSKLIDPAGRAATLEEARREIRPVWYHGAWRDTPVYAREKLPLDAIIKGPAILEQMDATTVLEPGDRARSDADGNIIIDIGEA from the coding sequence ATGAATGAGAAATTTTCGGCGTCGGCGGGAAGCGTCGTTGCCGGCATCGATGTCGGGGGAACCTTCACCGATCTGCTCCTGATCGATGGCAAGGCAGGCGGCAAGGTGCATATCGCCAAGACGCCGACCACGGTGGAAAATCAGGCCTTTGGCGTGGTTTCGGCGCTCGGTGCGACCGGCTTTCCGGTCGACGGCATCGACCTCATCGTGCACGGCACGACCACCACCACCAACGCCGTGCTGGAGCGCCGGCTGGCGCGAACCGGCATGATCACCACGCGCGGCTTTCGCGACGTGATCGAGCTCGGACGGCGCACAAGGCCGCAAGCCTATGGCATGACGGGCACTTTCGTACCAGTCATTCCGCGAGACCTCCGCCTTGAGGTCTCCGAGCGCGTGGAGGCCTCCGGCGCCGTTCGCGTGCCGCTCGACGAGACCGAGATGCGCGATGCGCTGAAGCGGCTGCTCGCCGCCGGCTGCGAGTCGCTCGTCATCCATTTCCTGCATTCCTACGCCAACCCGGCGCATGAACGCCGCGCCGCCGAGATCGCGGCGGAGTTCTGGCCGAACGGCCACATCACCACCGGCCATGCGCTGCTTTCGGAGGCGCGCGAGTTCGAGCGCGGCGTGACGGCCGCGGTCAACGCCTCGGTGCAGCCGATCCTGGAGCGCTATGTCGAACGGCTGCGCAAGGAGCTCGCCGCGAAGGGCTATGCCCGCGACTTCCTGATCATGAACGGCAACGGCGGCATGATCTCGGCCCGCTTCGTCACGCTGGAATCGGCCAAGACCGTGATGTCGGGCCCGGCGTCGGGCGTGATCGCCGCCGCCTATACCGGAAAACGCGCCGGCTTCGGCAACCTCGTCACCTATGACATGGGCGGCACCTCGACCGACGTGGCGCTGATCCGCAACGCCGAGCCCGCCGTCTCGAACGAGATCGAGATCGAATATGCGATGCCGATCCATGTGCCGATGGTGGCGGTGCATACGGTCGGCGCCGGCGGCGGCTCGATCGCGCGCGTCGACGCGGCCGGGCTGATCCAGATCGGCCCGGAAAGCGCCGGCGCCAATCCCGGTCCGATCTGCTACGGGCGCGGCGGCACGGAGCCGACCATCACCGATGCCAATCTGGTGCTCGGCCGGCTGGCGCCGAAGAAGCTGCTCGCGGTCGACAATCCGGTCACCGTCGAAAGCGTCACCTCGATCTTCGAGGACAGGATCGGTAAGAGGACCGGCCTGTCCGGCGTCGAGGCGGCGGGCGCGATCTTGAGGCTCGGCAACATGAAGATGGCGGGCGCCATCCGCATGGTCTCGGTATCGCGCGGCCACGATCCGCGCGATTTCGCGCTGTTCGCCTTCGGCGGCGCCGGACCGCTGCATGCGACGGCGCTCGCCCGCGAGCTCGGCCTGCCGAAAGTGCTGGTGCCGGCGCGCCCCGGCATCACGAACGCGCTCGGCTGCGTCGTCGCGGATATGCGGCATGACTTTGTCAACACAATCAACATGCCGGTCGGTGGGCTCGACGAAGCTGCGCTTCGCGAGGTGTTGGAACGGCACCGTAACGAAGGCGAGGCGCTAATCGCCAAGGAAGCGGTGAAGCCGGACGCGATCCGCGTGACGCACTCCGCCGACATGCAGTTCGTCGGCCAGACGCATATCATCAACGTGCCGTTGCCTTCGTCGTCGGTTTCACGAGAAACGCTGCAGCAACTGTTCGAAAAGGCCTATTTCGCGCGCTTCAAGGTCGAGCTGCCGGAGATCCGCGCCAACCTCGTCAACCTCAACACATCGGTGACCGGCGTGCGGCCGCAGATCGACCTGTCGAAGCTGATCGACCCAGCGGGGCGCGCGGCGACGCTCGAGGAGGCGCGGCGCGAGATCCGGCCGGTCTGGTATCACGGCGCCTGGCGCGACACGCCGGTCTACGCCCGCGAAAAGCTGCCGCTTGACGCTATCATCAAGGGGCCGGCGATCCTGGAACAGATGGACGCCACCACCGTGCTCGAGCCAGGCGACCGCGCCCGCTCGGACGCCGACGGCAACATCATCATCGATATCGGCGAGGCCTAA